Below is a window of Bordetella genomosp. 9 DNA.
AGCCTGCGCAGCGCCAGCAGGCCGCGCTCGACGCCCGGGACGTGCGAGTCTTCCCCGGCGTGGGCACTTGAAGTGGTGTAGGGAATGTAGTTGCCCAGGCGATCGACGCCCGTGACGGAGAACTGCGCGGAGACGCGCATGATCCCGTCCACCCGCAATTGCTCGTCGATCTCCACCACGGTGGGGCCGGCGGGACCGGCGATCTCGTACTGCGTGAGCGTCCGGGGCGCCAGGTCGCCGTTCAGCAGCTCGGCGGCGAAGCGTTCGTGCTGCGCGCGGCTCATCAGCAAGGCGCAGCGCCCGCGCGCCGGGTCGTACTTCACTCCGAAGTGATCGGCGACCGCCCTGCGCAGGTCGGGCGTCCAGCCGTCGATGAACGCTTCGGACCCCGCCGAACGCGATCCGGAATGGTCGTCGGCATCGTCGTCCGGAATGCACACGGCCTGCAGGGCCTCCATCAGCTGGGAAGCGAGCCGCAGGCGGCTGACCGCATGCGACTCGAGCCGATCGCGCCAATCGCCGTCGGATGGCGGATCGGCGTCCAGATCCTGTACCAGGGCGGAGGCCGCGTCGTTCAAGCCGTCATGCAGGATATAGCCCGAGCGCAGCAGGGCGGCTTCGGCGTTCCGGCGGCTGCCCGCGTGATGCGCGATGAAGCGGCGCCAGGCGAGGCTGGCGATCCGCGTGCATACGCGCATGACGTCGTCGGCCGCCATGTCGGTGAAGCTGGCGCATTCCGCGCAGGCCGACGCGGCGGATTCGGCGCCTTCGCGCAAGGCACGCATGGCGTGTTCCGGATCGGAGGCGCCACGTGCCAGGGCCTGCGCGACATCGGCCAGGTGATCGGCGGCGGTTTCCACATGCGGGGCGGCGCGTTCGAGGGCGATCGCCGCCAGGGCATCCTTGTCCAGTGACAGCCCGTAAGGCCGCAGCAGGGGTTGAGCGATGCGCAGGCACTCGACTTCGCGGTTGCACAGGGTCTTGATCGCGGCCTTATCCAGGACTCGCACGGCCAGGACTCGCACGGCCGGGGCGCGGCCGGCAGACGCGCGAGAATCGGCCGGCAGGCCGGGGGATCCGCCAGGGCGGGGACACAAGCCATCGAGGGCCCATTGCACGGCGGCTCGCAGATCCTGTTGGACGTCCGTCGGCAGGGTCAGGCCCGCGGGCAGGCAATGGCTTTCCCAGGCTTGGACCGCCTGGGCCAGCGTTTTGAGGCCTTGCGCGATGGGCCATCGCCGCGCGCCGCCAGCCTGCGTTTCAAGATCGCGCAGGCTGGCGGCCAGCCTGTCCAGATAGCCTTGCGCGTGATGGTCGCGCACGCTGCATAGCAGCGCGGCCGCGCCCGCGTAGTCGGGTGCGGCGCTTTGCATGGCCCGCACCAGTTGCGTCAACGTCCGTACATCCAGGCCATGGGTGTAGGCCAGGACGTCCTTCAAGGGTTTGCCCAGCAAGGCGGCGGCGATCAGCCGGGGCGCGAGCACGGGCGCGCCGCCCGGCGCCAGGACGTCGGCGTAGCCCATGACGGCCAGGCTTTTCGTCAGCGACCCGGCGGCCAGGTCGTACACGGCCTGCGGCGGACGACCCTGCGCGAGCTGGACGTCGATCAGGCGCGACGTCGTGTGGACGAAGTAATCCAGCCGATCGCAGACCGTGCGGTTGGCGGCCGCCCGGAGCTTGCCCATCAGCCCGAGCCGCTGTTGCCAAAGGTCCGGCGATGTGTCCGGCGATGCGTGCAAGTGCCGCAGCGCCCGCCCGAGCGGGCACCGTGCAAGCGCGTCAACCCCGGCCGCGCCGGGCGGGGGCGCGAGCTGCGTGGCCAAGGTTTTCAGTTCGACATGCGACAGCTGCCCCAACGCGACGGCCAGCAGGCTTGCATCCGCGTCCGCCCCGCCGGCGCGGCACAAGGCGGTGGCAAGGCGGGCGCACGCCAGGTCCAGCGCATGGCCGTCGGCTCGGGGCGGTACCGGCAAGGCCTGGATGACCTGCTTCAATGCCGGCAGCAGCGCGCGGCGCGCCAGCTCGCCATCCAGCATCGTCGAAAATGCCGCCCAGGACTCGCGCGCGGGGTCCGCCTTGGGCGCGCGCATGACCCACGGGACCGGACCCGGCGTGGCGCTACCCAGCGATTGCCGCAAGGCCGCGAGTTGGCCGGTATCGGCGCCGGCGAGATAGTTTTCGGCGATGCGATGAAACACCTGGGCATGCGCCTGACCCGCGCAGCGGCGCGTGACGCGGTCGTACAGGCGCTGCATATCGTCCTGGCAAACCGCGCCGCCGGCGTGGGTGCGCGACCACTTCACCATGGCCCGCACCCGATCGGCGCTGCCGGCCCTGGCGTACACCAGGGAGAGCTTGCCGCGCAGGCCGTGCATCTGGCGCATGTCGCCGATCAGGGTTTTCAGCCTTTGGCGGCGGCCGGGACGCGCACGGAAAGCGGCGCGGGCGCCGTCCCCGGCGGACGCCGCCGTCAGGTTGTCCGTCGTGCCATCCATGGGATAGGCCAGGCCGCCGGCAACCCCCAGTCCATCCACCGCCATCACGCTCTCCTGTCCCCTGCATGCGCACGCCCGCGCAAGGCAGCCGCGCATCGTATGGGGTCCGGACACTCGGGCCCACGGGCGGGCGCATATTTGCGGCGGAGTCCGATGGCGCGAGCGGGGACATCCGGCGCGGCATCTGGGCTACCATGGCAGCGCTGGCTCCCAGGCACGCCCGGGAGCCGGACCCTGCCATCGATGACAAACCACGCAATGACGATCGACGACGCGCACCGGATTGCCGACCTGGATGCCCTGACCGCGCTGTACGGGCAGCCCAAGGACACCTCGCTGCTGAAAGAAAGCGCCACCCTGCATCCGAACTACTGCGCGTTCATACGCGCCGCGCCGTTTGTCGCGCTGGCGACCAGCGGTCCCGGCGGCCTGGACGTCTCGCCCCGCGGCGACACGCCGGGCTTCGTGGAGATCCACGACGAACGGACGCTGCTGCTGCCGGACCGCCGCGGCAACAATCGCGTCGACAGCCTGCGCAATGTGATCGCCGATCCGCGCGTGGCGCTGCTGTTCCTGATCCCGGGTATCGGCGAAGCGCTGCGCGTCAACGGACGCGCGCAGATCACGGTGGATCCCGCGCTGCTGGAAAAGCTGTCGATGGACGGCAAGCCGCCGCGCTCGGTCATGGTCGTCAACGTGGAGACAGTGTTCTTCCAGTGCTCGCGGGCGGTGGTGCGGTCGCGGCTATGGGACCCGGCCACGCAGCTGCACAGGGATGCGCTGCCCAGCGCGGGACGCATCCTGCGCGATCTGATCGGCGGCGGTTTCGACGGCGATCAATACGACCGCGAATTGCCGGATCGTGTGAAGAAGACGCTTTACTGAGAGGCTGTTCGGGGGCCTACGCCTTCGCCTGCCAGCCGCGCGCGAAGATCTCGACCGGCTGGCGCTTGCCGCCGGCTTTCTGCAGTTCCAGCAAGCGCAGGATGCCATCCGCGGCGGCGATATCGATGCCGGTGGGCAATACGCGCAACACCGTGCCGGGCACGGTGGCCGACTCCCCGGGCAAGGCCTGGGCGCGCCATACCTTGACCGGCTCGTCCAGACCCGGCAGGCGCACGGTGGCCCCGGGCACCGGGTCGAAGGCGCGCACCCGCCTGGCCAGGGTTTCCGCCGACAGCGAAAAATCCAGCGCCGCTTCGGCCTTGTCCAGCTTGGCCGCGTAGGTCACGCCCTGTTCCGGCTGCGGCGTCGGCGTCATGCCGCCGGCGGCCAGGGCAGCCAGGGCTTCCACGATCGCGGCGGCGCCCGCCGCCGCCAGGGCATCATGCAGCGACGCCGCATTCTGCTCGGGACCGATGGGTACGCGGCGCACCAGCAGCATGTCGCCGGTATCCAGGCCGGCGTCCATCTGCATGATGGTGACGCCGGTTTCCGTATCGCCCGCTTCGATGGCCCGCTGGATGGGCGCGGCGCCGCGCCAGCGCGGCAACAGGCTGGCGTGGATGTTCAGGCAGCCATGGGGCGGAAGGTCCAGCACCCATTGCGGCAGGATCAAACCGTAGGCCGCGACCACCATGACGTCGGGCGCGGCGGCCAGCAGTTGGTCGCGGGCCTGCGCGGCTTCCTCGGGATAACGGCCGTCCAGGCGCAGGCTGCGCGGCTGATCGACGGGAATGCCGGCGGCCAGCGCCGCCTGCTTGACGGGACTGGGCGTCAGTTTCAGCCCGCGCCCGGCGGGGCGGTCCGGCTGCGTAAGCACCAGGGGCACGGTATGGCCCGCCGCCAGGATCGCTTCCAGCGCCAGGCGGGCGAAATCGGGTGTCCCCGCGAATACAACCCGCATCGTTACCCTACTTTTTCGGCTTTGCGCATCTTGGTCTTGATGCGGTTCTGCTTGAGCGGAGACAGATATTCGACGAACACCTTGCCGTCCAGGTGGTCGAGTTCGTGCTGCACGCAGACCGCCAGCAGGCCTTCGGCTTCCATCTCGTAGGGCTGGCCTTCCGCGTTCAGCGCCTTGAAGCGGATGCGCGCCGCGCGTTCCACTTCGTCGTAGATGCCGGGCACGGACAGGCAGCCTTCTTCGTAGGTCTGCTTTTCTTCGCTCTTCCAGGTGATTTCCGGGTTGATGAGCGTCAGCAGCTGGCTGCCGTCCTCGGACACGTCGATGACGACCACGCGCAGGTGCACGTCCACCTGCGTGGCCGCCAGCCCGACACCGGGGGCTTCATACATGGTGTCCGCCATATCGCGGACAAGTTTGCGGATGCGGTCGTCCACCTCCGCCACGGGCTTGGCCTTGATGTGCAAGCGCGGACTGGGGTAGTGAAGGATGTTGAGCAAAGCCATGGAAAGCGCCGTATCCCGCGGCCGCGGATGCTGCGGGCGGGAAACAGGAGAGGATGATTGGAATATCGTAATAATAATTCATTAAGGGCTTGATTTCTAATAGTTTCCGGCTAATGAACGTATAGCGGGACGGATGGGACATTCCGGTCTCTTCCCGCTGCTCCGGCGGCCATGATCGTGCGACACTGCGCCCCATGCTTTCGGACACCACACGCGACGAACTCGCCGCCTGGCTGCGGCTTTCCCTGGAACCCGACCTGGGCGTGATGGGCGCCATCGGCCTGCTCAGCGCCATCGGCATGCCGGAGCAGATCTATGCCTTGGGGGCCCCCGCCCTGTCCCGCCACCTGCCCCAGGAACTCGCCCGCCAACTGGCGGCGCCGCCGCCGTCCGCCATGGCCAGCCTGATCGACGACACGCTCCGCTGGGCCGAAGGCGCCGGCCATCACATCGTCACGCTCGCCGATCCGCGCTACCCGCGCGCGCTCCTGACCACGCCGGATCCCCCATTGCTGCTTTACGTGCGCGGCGACCCCGCCCGCATGGCCGGGCAGGCCCTGGCCGTCGTGGGCTCGCGCAGCGCGACGGCGGGCGGCGCGGAAAACGCGCGCGCCTTCTCGCGTCATCTGGCGCAGCACGGCTGGTGCATCGTCAGCGGCCTGGCGCTGGGCATAGACGCGGCCGCCCACGAAGGCGCCCTGGACGCCGGGCCCGCGGGCGCCGGCACGGTCGCCGTCATGGGCACCGGGATCGACCAGGTCTATCCGCCGCGCAACGCGGGGCTGGCGGAACGGATCGCGGCGCAGGGGGCGCTGGTGTCGGAATTGCCCCTGGGCAGCCCGGCGATCGCCAACCATTTCCCGCGGCGCAACCGGCTGGTGGCCGGGCTCGCGCAAGGCGTGCTGGTGGTGGAAGCCGCGCGCCAGAGCGGTTCCTTGATCACGGCGCGGCTGGCGGCCGAGAACGGCCGCGAGGTTTTCGCCATCCCCGGGTCCATCCATTCGCCGCTGTCGCGCGGCTGCCATGCGCTGATACGGCAAGGCGCCAAGCTGGTGGAAACGGCGCGCGACATCACCGACGAATTGGGGGGTGCCGGCGGCTCGGGCGTTGCCCGTGCAGGCGCGGGCCGTGCAGGCGCGGGCCGTACAGGTGCGGCCGGCTCAGGTGCGGCCGGCTCAGGTGCGGCCGGCTCAGGTGCGACCGCCCGAGGCGGCGCCACGGCCCGGCGGGCCCGCGACGAAGACGTCCCCGCCCCGGCCGGCGAGGAAACCAGCGCCGGCGCGGCGGCCGTCATCGACGCCCTGGGTCACGATCCGGTCCATCTGGACACCCTGCTGGGACGCACCGGCCTGGACCTCGCCACACTGTCCGCGCGTTTGCTGGAGCTCGAACTCGCCGGCACGATTGCCCGCCTGGATGGCGGCCGTTTCCAGCGTTTGGCCGGCGCGCGGCGCGCCGCCAAAGGCTAATATCGCGCTATATCGCCGCATTCAGCCAGGAATACGCCATGCCTGCTCCCTCCCGCGTCAAAATCGTCGAAGTCTCCCCGCGCGACGGCCTGCAGAACGAAAAGGATTTCGTTCCGACCGACGTCAAGATCGAACTCGTGAACCGGCTCGCCGCGGCGGGCTTTCCCAACATCGAAGCCACGTCCTTCGTGTCGCCCAAGTGGGTCCCCCAGATGGCCGACGCCGCGCAGGTGATGGCGGGCATAGACCGCAAGCCGGGCATCATCTATTCCGTA
It encodes the following:
- the def gene encoding peptide deformylase — its product is MALLNILHYPSPRLHIKAKPVAEVDDRIRKLVRDMADTMYEAPGVGLAATQVDVHLRVVVIDVSEDGSQLLTLINPEITWKSEEKQTYEEGCLSVPGIYDEVERAARIRFKALNAEGQPYEMEAEGLLAVCVQHELDHLDGKVFVEYLSPLKQNRIKTKMRKAEKVG
- the dprA gene encoding DNA-processing protein DprA, with the protein product MLSDTTRDELAAWLRLSLEPDLGVMGAIGLLSAIGMPEQIYALGAPALSRHLPQELARQLAAPPPSAMASLIDDTLRWAEGAGHHIVTLADPRYPRALLTTPDPPLLLYVRGDPARMAGQALAVVGSRSATAGGAENARAFSRHLAQHGWCIVSGLALGIDAAAHEGALDAGPAGAGTVAVMGTGIDQVYPPRNAGLAERIAAQGALVSELPLGSPAIANHFPRRNRLVAGLAQGVLVVEAARQSGSLITARLAAENGREVFAIPGSIHSPLSRGCHALIRQGAKLVETARDITDELGGAGGSGVARAGAGRAGAGRTGAAGSGAAGSGAAGSGATARGGATARRARDEDVPAPAGEETSAGAAAVIDALGHDPVHLDTLLGRTGLDLATLSARLLELELAGTIARLDGGRFQRLAGARRAAKG
- a CDS encoding pyridoxamine 5'-phosphate oxidase family protein — translated: MTIDDAHRIADLDALTALYGQPKDTSLLKESATLHPNYCAFIRAAPFVALATSGPGGLDVSPRGDTPGFVEIHDERTLLLPDRRGNNRVDSLRNVIADPRVALLFLIPGIGEALRVNGRAQITVDPALLEKLSMDGKPPRSVMVVNVETVFFQCSRAVVRSRLWDPATQLHRDALPSAGRILRDLIGGGFDGDQYDRELPDRVKKTLY
- the fmt gene encoding methionyl-tRNA formyltransferase; translation: MRVVFAGTPDFARLALEAILAAGHTVPLVLTQPDRPAGRGLKLTPSPVKQAALAAGIPVDQPRSLRLDGRYPEEAAQARDQLLAAAPDVMVVAAYGLILPQWVLDLPPHGCLNIHASLLPRWRGAAPIQRAIEAGDTETGVTIMQMDAGLDTGDMLLVRRVPIGPEQNAASLHDALAAAGAAAIVEALAALAAGGMTPTPQPEQGVTYAAKLDKAEAALDFSLSAETLARRVRAFDPVPGATVRLPGLDEPVKVWRAQALPGESATVPGTVLRVLPTGIDIAAADGILRLLELQKAGGKRQPVEIFARGWQAKA